AAATATTTGTTTTCCTGCTCTACCTGCAGTAAACTTTGAACAATTTGTTTGAATCTTAGACAGATAGTGTAAATCATTATTTTTTAACGATGAGACCGGGGTAGTGTGGATCTTAAAAATTTAACGTATGAAGTACGTAATAAAGGAACGAAGTTTATCGTGATTACCGGTGGGGTTTGTTCTTCCATCGGCAAAGGCGTACTTGTCTCATCGTTGGGTGTTTTGCTCAAAGGTGCCGGGTACTCCGTTTCGGTAATCAAATGGGATCCGTATCTTAATGTTGACCCTGGCACCATGTCACCACTTGAGCATGGCGAAGTGTTTGTGACGCACGATGGTGCCGAGACCGATCTTGATTTGGGCCATTATGAGCGGACGTTAGGCATTAGTTTGTCCCGTGATTCCTCAGTTTCTTCAGGCCAAATTTTTAAAAGTATTTTGGATGGGGAGCGCGAAGGCAAGTTTCTGGGCAAGTGCATCCAGCTGGTGCCACATGTTGTTGATGCCATTAAAACGCGTCTTTTTGCTTTCGCATTAAACCATGATGTGGATTTTGTATTGCTCGAAATTGGCGGTACGGTTGGCGATATTGAAGGCAAAGTATTTCTGGAAGCCGTACGCCAAGTGCGTAGCGACTTACATCCAGCCCACATATTTCATGGCCATTTGAGCTATGTTCCGCGTTTGGAATGGACTGGTGAAATCAAGACCAAGCCAACGCAGCATAGTGTTAATGCACTCAAAGAAGAGGGCCTGGTGCCTGACTGCATCTTTTTGCGTACATCCTTGGCTATTGAAGAAAAGCAGCGTCGCAAGCTTGCAACCATGTGTGGCGTTTCTCAAGATTTAATTTTTGAAGTTTTAACGTACAAGCCGGTTTATCCGCTTTTTATCGACTTGCAAAAGCAAGAAGTAAGCAAGCGTATTCAAGAATACTTTGGTATTTTGGCAGCAAAGCCTTCAAATTTGTCGCAATGGCAAGATCTTATTGAGCGCATCGGTGCCTGCAAAACAGTGATTAAAGTTGCGTTGGTGGCAAAATATGTTGGGAGTAACGATCCGTACATGAGCGTTATCGACGCTATTCAGGCCGCTGGATACGCCAATAACGTTACCGTTGATATTGTGGTTATTGATGCTGAGCAGCTTGAGAACAGCCAAAATAATGAAGCTTGGATTTTGTTGAAATCAGCTGAAGGTATTATCATTCCGGGTGGTTTTGATAAGCGTGGTGGCGAGGGCAAAATTGCGGCGGTCCGTTGGGCGCGCGAGCAACAGATCCCTTACCTTGGTTTATGTCTGGGAATGCAGGTAATGCTTATAGAATTTGGTCGCTCGCTGGTTAACCTTGCGCATGCAAATACCACAGAATTTGATAAAAAGACCCCTCATCCTATCATTTCTTTACTTGAAGAGCAGGCGGCCGTGGTGCAAAAGGGAGCATCTATGCGCTTGGGTGAGTATGCCTGCACATTAGTCCCGGGTAGCAAGGCTCACCAGGCTTACGAGCAAGATGAGGTTCGGGAACGGCATAGGCACCGTTATGAATTTAATAATTCTTATAAGCAAGATTTTGAGGCCAAGGGAGTGCTTTTTTCTGGGCTTAATCCAGACTCAGGTCTTGTTGAAATCTCCGAGCTACAAGGGCATCCGTTTATGGTTGGGTCTCAGTTTCATCCTGAATTTTTGTCCGGACCGCTTAAGCCGCACCCGTTGTTTAAGGCCTTTATAAAGGCCGTTCTTGAGCAAATAAATAAGAAGTAAGTATTATTATATTTGACCAGTGCGTTTTTTTGTTTTAAAATTATGAATAAATCATTAAAATTGTTAGTAAATCATTGATTTCTCCTACAAATAGCTTTTTCTTAAGGACAAAGTCACCATGAATATGAATAAAACGTTTATGTTAAGAAAAGAAGATCGCAAGCCTGAATGGCATGTGATTGATGCTTCTGGGCTGGTATTGGGACGTCTTGCAACCCGAGTTGCAGATGTTTTACGCGGAAAAAACAGACCAGAATTTACGCCTCATGAAGATGCTGGTGACTATGTTGTTATCATCAATTGCGAGAAAATTGCTCTTACCGGCGAGAAAATGGCTCAAAAGATTTATACCAACTTCTCTGGTTGGAGAGGTGGTCTTAAGGAATTGACCGCGCGCCAAGTTTTTGAAAAAAACCCGGCTCGTATTATTGAGCAAGCTGTTAAAGGCATGCTTCCAAAAAATAAACTGAGCGACAGAATCATTAAGAAGTTGAAAGTTTATAAAGGAACAGAGCATCCTCATAAAGCTCAAATTCTTTAAAATCGAGACTTTTAGATTTTAGAAAATAGTAAGAAAAGCAGCCTTAAAGCTGCTTTTCTTTTTTTATGGGTATGTATGTTTCTATCAGTAACATTCAGTAAGCGTTGTAGTAGGTCATGAATACAGTTCAACAGACATTAAAGCAAGAGCTTGTTTTTTCCGGCATCGGGGTTCATTCTGGCGTCTTTTCAACAGTTAGGCTTGTTCCTGCGCCTGCAGATACGGGCATTGTTTTTCGACACGAAAAGTTTCCCAATGATCCACT
This sequence is a window from Candidatus Babeliales bacterium. Protein-coding genes within it:
- a CDS encoding CTP synthase gives rise to the protein MDLKNLTYEVRNKGTKFIVITGGVCSSIGKGVLVSSLGVLLKGAGYSVSVIKWDPYLNVDPGTMSPLEHGEVFVTHDGAETDLDLGHYERTLGISLSRDSSVSSGQIFKSILDGEREGKFLGKCIQLVPHVVDAIKTRLFAFALNHDVDFVLLEIGGTVGDIEGKVFLEAVRQVRSDLHPAHIFHGHLSYVPRLEWTGEIKTKPTQHSVNALKEEGLVPDCIFLRTSLAIEEKQRRKLATMCGVSQDLIFEVLTYKPVYPLFIDLQKQEVSKRIQEYFGILAAKPSNLSQWQDLIERIGACKTVIKVALVAKYVGSNDPYMSVIDAIQAAGYANNVTVDIVVIDAEQLENSQNNEAWILLKSAEGIIIPGGFDKRGGEGKIAAVRWAREQQIPYLGLCLGMQVMLIEFGRSLVNLAHANTTEFDKKTPHPIISLLEEQAAVVQKGASMRLGEYACTLVPGSKAHQAYEQDEVRERHRHRYEFNNSYKQDFEAKGVLFSGLNPDSGLVEISELQGHPFMVGSQFHPEFLSGPLKPHPLFKAFIKAVLEQINKK
- the rplM gene encoding 50S ribosomal protein L13, whose product is MNKTFMLRKEDRKPEWHVIDASGLVLGRLATRVADVLRGKNRPEFTPHEDAGDYVVIINCEKIALTGEKMAQKIYTNFSGWRGGLKELTARQVFEKNPARIIEQAVKGMLPKNKLSDRIIKKLKVYKGTEHPHKAQIL